One part of the Mycobacterium marinum genome encodes these proteins:
- a CDS encoding head maturation protease, ClpP-related, which yields MYMATMDRTVVTGWQPPTDANSAPWYRVQNATSGDGNAANVEIFDDIIPYVGVNAADFRNDLQALGDGIETINLHIHSRGGNVYEAVAIMNTLRQHPARVVTTIDSIAASAAGFIAVGASDELVVAENAELMAHLPWALVVGDAADMRKQADRLDQIGTNIASIFAERAGGTVDEWLQVLTDETWWSAQEAVDAGIADRVLKAPKRKAAGAGAKNRFDLSVFNHAGRSHAPAPRSPQAHNQIPPAAPAEAENRKEPTVALSESALQKLGLNADADDSAIEEAINTLADKPTVVNNVVTEPSAEDLTKLAEKFDLAVVDKANYEQLVADARSGAKARAQQVHEANDRVIADALNSGKISPASKDTWRKGLEENRDGTLALLSTIPANSAVPVHEIGYGIASEEPTNDAEMAEAYAKVVGRPFGKDA from the coding sequence ATGTACATGGCCACTATGGATCGCACGGTGGTAACTGGTTGGCAACCGCCAACAGACGCCAATTCAGCGCCCTGGTATCGCGTGCAGAACGCCACTAGTGGCGACGGCAACGCCGCGAACGTCGAGATTTTCGACGACATCATTCCTTACGTTGGGGTCAACGCCGCCGACTTCCGCAACGATCTTCAGGCGCTCGGCGACGGTATCGAGACAATCAACCTGCACATCCACTCCCGTGGGGGAAACGTCTACGAGGCCGTGGCGATCATGAACACGCTGCGCCAGCACCCCGCGAGGGTGGTCACGACCATCGACAGCATTGCGGCGTCGGCCGCCGGGTTCATCGCCGTCGGCGCCTCCGATGAGTTGGTGGTCGCGGAGAACGCCGAGCTGATGGCGCATCTGCCGTGGGCACTGGTGGTGGGTGATGCGGCCGATATGCGCAAGCAGGCCGACCGTCTTGACCAGATCGGCACCAACATTGCCTCGATTTTCGCCGAACGCGCCGGCGGCACCGTCGATGAGTGGCTTCAGGTGCTGACCGACGAGACCTGGTGGTCGGCACAGGAGGCGGTGGACGCCGGCATTGCCGACCGGGTGCTGAAGGCCCCGAAGCGCAAGGCGGCCGGGGCCGGCGCGAAGAACCGCTTCGATCTGTCGGTGTTCAACCATGCCGGGCGCTCGCACGCCCCGGCGCCGCGTAGTCCGCAGGCGCACAACCAGATACCTCCGGCCGCACCGGCCGAGGCCGAAAATAGGAAGGAGCCCACCGTGGCACTGAGTGAAAGCGCGCTCCAAAAGCTCGGCCTCAACGCCGATGCCGATGACAGCGCGATTGAAGAGGCGATCAACACACTCGCCGACAAGCCGACTGTGGTCAACAACGTGGTCACCGAGCCGAGTGCCGAAGACCTCACGAAGCTGGCAGAGAAGTTCGACCTGGCGGTGGTCGACAAGGCGAACTACGAGCAGCTGGTGGCCGACGCCCGCTCTGGCGCCAAAGCCCGCGCGCAGCAGGTCCATGAGGCCAACGACCGCGTCATCGCCGATGCGCTCAACTCCGGGAAGATCAGCCCGGCCAGCAAGGACACCTGGCGCAAGGGCCTCGAAGAGAACCGCGACGGCACCCTTGCGCTGCTGTCGACGATCCCCGCCAACTCGGCGGTGCCGGTGCATGAGATCGGGTACGGCATCGCGAGCGAGGAACCCACCAACGACGCGGAGATGGCCGAGGCGTACGCCAAGGTCGTGGGCCGCCCCTTCGGGAAGGACGCCTGA
- a CDS encoding DUF935 domain-containing protein produces the protein MGRIDTRLYSMLQAIYLAVRTTKWWIEPNGARDEVVAHVAADLGLPIRGADESQPTPRSRGRFSWNRHLQTALKYLQFGHQVFERTFTIDDKGRAHLGRLSPRPSSTIAYWDVAANGDLLSIQQWPAGTLMAGGIGGQRVIGSAPMGRPIGADRLVVYVRDPDPGVWYGNSILRPCYGNWMLKAELIRIEAAAARRHGIGVPVINVGPKESLDPARMALYGKIAQEWTGGASSGAAFPEGTDSHIKGVEGTMPAGMIRQAIDYHDKAMALAALMHFMNLDKGGSYALASIQEDPWIQATQAVANDIRDIAQAGVVEDIVDHNWGIDESVPLIGCDQIGKEATAAMLQMLVAAGIITPDSPLESFIRASAGLPAPDPKTEREQPTQQPSAKTPTNRIKVREHTRRSAGAPKDEQGRPMTLWDEEK, from the coding sequence ATGGGCCGGATCGACACCCGGCTCTACAGCATGTTGCAGGCGATTTATCTCGCGGTGCGCACGACAAAATGGTGGATCGAGCCCAATGGGGCGCGCGATGAGGTCGTCGCGCATGTGGCGGCCGACCTCGGGTTGCCGATCCGGGGGGCCGACGAGTCACAGCCCACGCCCCGCTCACGGGGGCGCTTCTCGTGGAACCGCCATCTACAGACGGCGTTGAAGTACCTGCAGTTCGGTCACCAGGTGTTCGAGCGGACGTTCACCATCGACGATAAGGGCCGGGCACACCTGGGGAGGCTGAGCCCGCGGCCGTCCTCGACGATCGCGTACTGGGACGTGGCGGCCAACGGCGATCTGCTGTCGATTCAGCAGTGGCCGGCCGGAACGCTGATGGCCGGCGGTATCGGAGGCCAGCGGGTGATCGGTAGCGCCCCTATGGGCAGGCCCATCGGCGCCGACCGCCTTGTGGTGTATGTGCGCGACCCGGACCCCGGGGTCTGGTACGGCAATAGCATTTTGCGGCCCTGCTACGGCAACTGGATGCTCAAGGCCGAGTTGATCCGCATCGAGGCCGCCGCCGCCCGCCGGCACGGCATCGGCGTTCCGGTGATCAACGTCGGCCCGAAAGAGTCGCTAGACCCCGCCCGCATGGCGCTGTACGGGAAGATTGCGCAGGAGTGGACGGGCGGCGCGAGTTCCGGCGCGGCCTTCCCTGAAGGTACGGACAGCCATATCAAGGGCGTCGAAGGCACGATGCCCGCCGGCATGATCCGCCAGGCGATCGACTACCACGACAAGGCGATGGCGCTGGCAGCGCTGATGCACTTCATGAACCTGGACAAGGGCGGCAGCTACGCGCTGGCCTCGATACAGGAGGACCCGTGGATTCAGGCAACCCAGGCGGTGGCCAACGACATTCGCGACATCGCCCAGGCGGGCGTGGTGGAGGACATCGTCGACCACAACTGGGGCATCGACGAGTCGGTTCCGCTCATCGGGTGTGACCAGATCGGCAAAGAGGCCACCGCGGCGATGCTGCAGATGCTGGTGGCCGCCGGGATCATCACGCCCGACTCGCCATTGGAGTCGTTCATCCGCGCATCGGCCGGACTTCCAGCCCCGGATCCGAAGACTGAGCGCGAACAGCCGACGCAGCAGCCGAGCGCCAAGACGCCGACGAACCGGATCAAGGTCCGCGAGCACACCCGGCGTAGCGCCGGAGCGCCGAAAGACGAACAGGGTCGGCCTATGACCCTCTGGGACGAGGAGAAATAG
- a CDS encoding terminase → MPWQWSTVRGILSLQPPNEYGERIWTHRDVAIECTRQQGKTLIVVLLILFHLFVAPALGRARPYKIVYTAQRWSTAKDVFTRVVKVIDRVPRLKRQLAKNPSVRDNHGLIELKNGAVAEFAPRSQEFGRGVTELDILFIDEAYDVDPGIENDLTGAQSAAPNPQTIYLSTPPVFLKHPKCHSLADMHRLGHGRAPDLFYQLFAAPRHMSRDDPETWAAAQPSYGVATNEREIRTKRQKAKTVVKRAIFDADYCGWGDYPPPEREEDTEITAEVWQAMDTAVVGAPTLIGNPTIGLHLDSSSGTWRITAAWPTEEGRAHLELGSLVAATPVVVRAVVDLVTAWDPAAVAIKTRSDAAAIAPELIKAGVEPEMADASRWSQWCGSFLNGARAGKFSHCDQAELNDGVSAAVRRDMPAGGFIWDEAAAGGYAAALVSATLAYGALLEFGSTAEPMPAAPVVVHADRRRAGSGETDLMNMAF, encoded by the coding sequence ATGCCGTGGCAGTGGTCGACGGTGCGGGGAATCCTGTCGCTACAGCCGCCGAACGAGTATGGCGAGCGCATCTGGACACATCGCGACGTCGCGATCGAGTGCACTCGCCAACAGGGCAAGACGCTCATCGTCGTTCTGCTGATCCTGTTCCACCTGTTCGTGGCTCCGGCGCTGGGGCGAGCGCGGCCATACAAGATCGTCTACACCGCCCAGCGGTGGTCGACAGCCAAGGATGTTTTCACCCGCGTGGTGAAGGTGATCGACCGGGTGCCGAGGCTGAAGCGGCAGCTGGCCAAGAACCCGTCGGTGCGCGACAACCACGGCTTGATCGAGCTCAAGAACGGCGCGGTGGCCGAGTTCGCGCCGCGGTCCCAGGAGTTCGGCCGTGGTGTCACCGAACTCGACATCCTGTTCATCGACGAGGCCTACGACGTGGACCCTGGCATTGAGAACGACCTGACTGGTGCACAGTCGGCGGCGCCGAATCCGCAGACGATCTACTTGAGCACCCCGCCGGTATTCCTGAAGCACCCGAAGTGCCACAGCCTGGCGGACATGCACCGGCTGGGGCACGGCCGGGCCCCGGACCTGTTCTATCAGCTGTTCGCCGCGCCTCGGCATATGTCGCGCGACGACCCCGAGACGTGGGCAGCTGCACAGCCGTCGTACGGGGTAGCGACTAACGAGCGTGAGATCCGCACCAAGCGGCAGAAGGCGAAAACGGTTGTCAAGCGAGCAATTTTCGATGCGGACTATTGCGGCTGGGGCGACTATCCGCCACCTGAGCGCGAAGAGGACACCGAGATCACAGCCGAGGTGTGGCAAGCAATGGACACCGCGGTGGTGGGTGCGCCGACATTGATCGGTAACCCCACGATCGGGCTGCACTTGGATAGCTCGAGTGGCACCTGGCGCATCACTGCCGCGTGGCCGACCGAAGAGGGCCGGGCACACTTGGAGTTGGGCAGCCTCGTTGCGGCCACTCCGGTGGTGGTGCGCGCGGTCGTCGACCTGGTAACCGCGTGGGATCCGGCGGCCGTGGCGATCAAGACGCGCAGCGATGCGGCGGCGATCGCCCCCGAGTTGATCAAGGCCGGCGTCGAGCCGGAGATGGCCGACGCCAGCCGCTGGTCGCAGTGGTGCGGCTCATTTCTCAATGGCGCCCGGGCCGGGAAGTTCTCACACTGCGACCAAGCGGAGCTCAACGACGGCGTGAGTGCGGCGGTGCGCCGAGACATGCCGGCGGGCGGGTTTATCTGGGACGAGGCCGCGGCCGGCGGCTATGCGGCGGCGCTGGTGAGCGCGACGCTGGCCTACGGCGCGCTGCTGGAATTTGGCAGCACCGCTGAGCCGATGCCCGCCGCGCCGGTCGTCGTACATGCCGATCGCCGCCGCGCCGGCTCGGGCGAGACAGACCTGATGAACATGGCCTTTTGA
- a CDS encoding AAA family ATPase, producing the protein MTVYVITGPPAAGKTTWMRERAKPGDITIDYDDLVQALSPGLPSDPAEQPKDVVDVAMAARRAAINEAAEVACDVYVVHAMPSKRSLQQYAAWGWQVVTVDPGQTECMRRAVEGGRTARQLGVIEDWYQRHGHG; encoded by the coding sequence GTGACCGTCTACGTCATTACCGGCCCACCGGCCGCCGGCAAGACCACATGGATGCGGGAGCGCGCCAAGCCCGGTGACATCACCATCGACTACGACGACCTGGTCCAGGCGCTGAGCCCGGGGTTGCCGAGTGATCCAGCTGAGCAACCCAAGGACGTGGTCGACGTGGCCATGGCCGCACGCCGAGCCGCCATCAACGAAGCCGCTGAAGTGGCCTGTGACGTCTATGTGGTGCACGCCATGCCCAGCAAGCGCAGCCTGCAGCAGTACGCAGCCTGGGGCTGGCAGGTGGTCACCGTCGACCCTGGCCAGACCGAGTGCATGAGGCGTGCCGTTGAGGGTGGGCGCACGGCACGTCAGCTCGGGGTGATCGAGGACTGGTACCAGCGGCATGGCCACGGGTAG
- a CDS encoding DNA cytosine methyltransferase, translating into MTVDPRDVTKLRIGSLFSGAGALDCAVAQVFGARTAWHCENDKAASKVLAHHWPGVPNLGDVAAVDWAQVEPVDILCGGFPCQDVSAAGRRAGIKAGTRSGLWVQYVGAIAELRPPLVVIENVRGLLSAKAYRAMESAEATVGDGPDGPVLRALGAVLGDLADLGYDAQWTTVSAAAVGAPHRRDRVFILATDADRGGLEEFTERHRGPNEPGLSASQRHDAMRCDGAVANTEGYGRHEGGAESARLAWGSDAAIGGTGPVDLLPGTVRDLLPTPKSSDGQREDCPSERERNDPSLVSIDYYLSGNADASSERRSRKTLRNMRNGIETQEIREWSTRGQECLPETDALFSGVREQSASNPSGQSPLASQEDQGEGPLRGLRDSGQTPYSSQGPQSGEQRTGEPSRAVQQLPQEAALAGGPRLHRGPNSGINWGRYEAAIRRWETVLGRLAPCPTEPNRNGNPRLNPEFSSWMMGWSPGWVTDVHGISRNDQLRCIGNGVVPQQAVAALRWLLTVSEVDA; encoded by the coding sequence ATGACCGTCGATCCGCGTGACGTCACGAAACTACGAATCGGCTCACTGTTCTCCGGCGCCGGCGCCCTCGACTGTGCCGTCGCCCAAGTGTTCGGCGCCCGCACCGCCTGGCACTGCGAAAACGACAAAGCGGCAAGCAAAGTCCTCGCGCACCACTGGCCGGGCGTGCCAAACCTTGGTGATGTCGCCGCGGTTGATTGGGCGCAGGTGGAACCCGTGGACATCCTATGTGGGGGATTTCCCTGTCAAGACGTGTCCGCGGCCGGCCGCCGCGCAGGAATCAAGGCGGGAACCCGCTCGGGCCTATGGGTGCAATACGTCGGCGCGATTGCCGAACTGCGACCGCCGTTGGTGGTGATTGAAAACGTCCGGGGGTTACTCAGTGCAAAAGCCTATCGCGCAATGGAATCCGCAGAGGCAACTGTGGGAGACGGGCCAGATGGACCTGTTCTGCGAGCACTCGGAGCCGTACTCGGCGACCTGGCCGACCTCGGGTATGACGCGCAATGGACGACTGTTTCCGCTGCCGCCGTCGGCGCCCCCCACCGTAGAGACCGGGTATTCATCCTTGCTACCGACGCCGACCGTGGCGGACTCGAGGAATTCACGGAACGCCACCGCGGGCCGAACGAACCCGGACTCTCGGCATCACAGCGGCATGACGCTATGCGATGCGATGGTGCTGTTGCCAACACCGAGGGCTACGGACGGCACGAAGGGGGGGCCGAATCAGCGCGGCTCGCATGGGGATCTGATGCTGCCATCGGCGGTACTGGACCTGTAGACCTACTGCCAGGAACGGTGCGCGACCTCCTGCCGACGCCGAAATCATCTGACGGACAACGGGAAGACTGCCCATCTGAACGGGAACGCAACGACCCTTCCCTCGTATCAATTGACTACTACCTATCAGGAAATGCTGATGCCTCATCAGAAAGACGATCCAGAAAAACACTGCGAAATATGCGGAACGGAATTGAAACGCAAGAGATTCGCGAGTGGTCGACTCGAGGACAGGAATGTCTTCCTGAAACGGACGCATTGTTCTCAGGCGTGCGCGAACAGTCGGCGAGTAATCCAAGCGGACAGTCACCGCTGGCGAGCCAGGAAGATCAAGGCGAAGGACCGCTGCGAGGATTGCGGGACAGCGGACAAACTCCATATTCATCACAAGGACCGCAATCCGGCGAACAACGAACTGGCGAACCTAGCCGTGCTGTGCAGCAGTTGCCACAAGAAGCTGCACTGGCGGGAGGACCGAGACTACATCGTGGGCCGAATTCGGGAATCAATTGGGGACGTTACGAAGCAGCGATACGACGTTGGGAGACAGTACTTGGAAGGCTCGCCCCTTGCCCTACTGAACCGAACCGCAACGGAAACCCCCGCCTGAACCCAGAGTTCAGTTCTTGGATGATGGGCTGGTCCCCCGGCTGGGTCACCGACGTTCACGGCATCAGCCGCAACGACCAACTCCGCTGCATCGGCAACGGAGTCGTACCGCAACAAGCGGTCGCGGCGTTGCGATGGTTGTTGACGGTTAGCGAGGTGGACGCATGA
- a CDS encoding DNA-methyltransferase — translation MTAPYYQDDQVTLYLGDSLEITEWLTADVLVTDPPYGIAYKSGRDRPSGLAASIAGDEDTSLRDGVLIAWNPRPALVFGTWRINRPAATRARLIWDTKGALGMGDLSIPWKPSDQEIYVIGSGFRGHRGSNVISCAPLHSTSTPNRTNARQHPHQKPVSLLERLIDKCPPGVIADPFAGSGSTLIAARNLGRKAIGVEIEERYCEIVAKRLDQLAFDFGDHQ, via the coding sequence GTGACCGCGCCCTACTACCAAGACGACCAGGTCACGCTCTACCTAGGCGACAGCTTGGAGATCACGGAATGGCTGACAGCCGATGTGCTGGTGACCGACCCGCCATACGGGATCGCCTATAAATCAGGGCGGGACCGGCCAAGTGGCCTGGCAGCCAGCATCGCTGGCGATGAGGACACCTCACTACGTGATGGCGTGTTGATTGCCTGGAACCCAAGGCCCGCGTTAGTTTTTGGGACTTGGCGGATTAATCGACCGGCCGCCACTCGTGCCAGGCTGATCTGGGACACCAAAGGCGCCCTGGGTATGGGCGACTTGTCAATTCCCTGGAAGCCGTCCGATCAGGAAATCTATGTCATTGGGTCCGGTTTTCGCGGGCATCGCGGATCAAATGTCATATCCTGCGCGCCACTGCATTCCACGTCGACACCTAACCGAACGAACGCCCGCCAGCATCCACACCAGAAGCCAGTATCCCTTCTGGAGAGGCTGATAGACAAGTGCCCACCCGGAGTCATTGCCGACCCCTTCGCAGGCTCCGGCTCGACGCTTATTGCCGCACGCAACCTCGGCCGCAAAGCCATCGGCGTCGAAATCGAAGAACGCTACTGCGAGATCGTCGCTAAACGCCTCGACCAGTTGGCTTTCGACTTCGGGGACCACCAGTGA
- a CDS encoding DUF4326 domain-containing protein, translating into MVTPRRIQLRRTKGWRLHDISPDAIVVTRSSKWGNPFAIGKTLLVERYYPTFARVDITPRDRREAVAWFSLVLGPDWGLPVPMRSADVRRELAGHDLACWCPLGQPCHADVLLEIANQVGGAP; encoded by the coding sequence ATCGTGACCCCGCGCCGCATCCAACTCCGCCGCACCAAAGGCTGGCGCCTACACGACATCTCACCAGACGCGATCGTCGTCACGCGGTCGAGCAAGTGGGGAAACCCGTTCGCTATAGGCAAGACTCTGCTTGTCGAGCGCTACTACCCGACATTCGCACGCGTGGATATCACACCCCGAGACCGCCGTGAGGCCGTCGCCTGGTTTTCGCTAGTGCTCGGACCCGACTGGGGATTGCCAGTGCCAATGAGATCTGCCGACGTGCGCCGCGAACTCGCCGGCCATGACCTTGCCTGCTGGTGCCCACTCGGCCAGCCGTGTCATGCCGATGTGCTGCTCGAAATCGCCAACCAGGTCGGTGGTGCACCGTGA
- a CDS encoding DUF5131 family protein, with translation MSVRKLAGAMADHTAISWADVTWNPVSGCTRISPGCDHCYIERTPPLRMAHRRFDGDGVGSTTGVQLHPERLEIPLHWRKPRKVFVCSLADLFHDEVPDEYIAHVFATMQSCAAHTFQVLTKRAARMHSLLNSDRFWEAVTDFGSILMGKRPSRAQWWPDHGLQHHYLPNVWGMVTAENQGWAGKRIPLLLDTPFVVRGVSLEPLLGPIDLFGGFENPGPAIVRTGVRTQVDGPWGPAEYDYGDQIGVDWVVTGGESGPGARPAHPDWFRSIRDQCQAAGVAFHFKQWGEWSPYPPVGAEQSPQTYVSAKIHGGGCLCEQAPMWRVGKKAGRLLDGREHNDYPEVIDHA, from the coding sequence ATGAGCGTCCGAAAGTTGGCGGGGGCCATGGCTGACCACACCGCAATCTCGTGGGCCGACGTCACATGGAACCCGGTATCCGGATGCACCCGCATCAGTCCCGGATGCGACCACTGCTACATCGAACGCACCCCGCCGCTCCGCATGGCGCACAGGCGGTTTGACGGTGACGGCGTAGGATCGACTACCGGGGTCCAGCTACACCCCGAACGCCTAGAGATACCGCTGCACTGGCGAAAACCCCGCAAGGTGTTCGTGTGCTCGCTGGCCGACTTGTTCCACGACGAGGTACCCGACGAGTACATCGCGCACGTGTTCGCCACCATGCAGAGTTGCGCCGCGCATACCTTCCAGGTGTTGACCAAGCGGGCCGCCCGCATGCACTCGCTACTCAATAGCGACAGATTCTGGGAAGCGGTAACCGATTTCGGGTCAATACTGATGGGCAAGCGTCCTTCGCGAGCCCAGTGGTGGCCTGATCACGGCCTGCAACACCACTACCTGCCGAACGTGTGGGGGATGGTCACCGCCGAGAATCAAGGCTGGGCAGGGAAGCGTATTCCATTGCTGCTAGATACCCCGTTCGTGGTGCGAGGCGTCTCGCTTGAGCCGCTACTGGGTCCGATCGACTTATTCGGCGGCTTCGAAAATCCCGGCCCGGCCATCGTGCGTACCGGCGTTCGAACGCAGGTAGATGGCCCCTGGGGTCCAGCCGAGTATGACTACGGCGACCAAATCGGCGTTGACTGGGTGGTTACCGGCGGTGAGTCCGGCCCCGGAGCCCGGCCCGCACACCCCGACTGGTTCCGCTCGATCCGCGACCAATGCCAGGCGGCGGGTGTGGCGTTTCACTTCAAACAATGGGGCGAGTGGAGCCCGTACCCGCCTGTTGGTGCTGAACAGAGCCCACAGACATATGTGAGCGCCAAAATCCACGGCGGTGGTTGCTTATGCGAGCAAGCGCCCATGTGGCGCGTTGGCAAGAAAGCCGGCCGCCTACTCGACGGGCGGGAACACAACGACTACCCAGAGGTAATCGACCATGCTTAA